In Caldicellulosiruptor obsidiansis OB47, a single window of DNA contains:
- the nifU gene encoding Fe-S cluster assembly scaffold protein NifU translates to MYSEKVLDHFMNPRNVGEIENADGVAQVGNPKCGDIMKVYLKIENGIIVDAKFKTFGCGAAVATSSMATEMVKGKTIEEALQITNKAVAEALDGLPANKLHCSVLAEEAIKAAIEDYLSKQKSKNTN, encoded by the coding sequence ATGTATAGCGAAAAGGTTTTGGACCATTTTATGAACCCGCGAAATGTTGGTGAGATTGAGAATGCAGATGGTGTTGCTCAGGTTGGCAACCCGAAGTGTGGAGATATAATGAAGGTGTATCTTAAAATAGAAAATGGTATAATAGTTGATGCAAAGTTTAAAACATTTGGCTGCGGTGCTGCTGTTGCAACAAGTTCAATGGCAACAGAGATGGTGAAAGGAAAGACAATAGAAGAAGCTCTGCAGATTACTAACAAAGCTGTTGCCGAAGCTTTAGACGGTCTTCCAGCAAACAAGCTCCACTGTTCGGTTTTAGCCGAAGAGGCAATTAAAGCCGCAATTGAAGACTATCTTAGCAAGCAAAAAAGCAAAAATACAAACTAA
- a CDS encoding 2-oxoacid:acceptor oxidoreductase family protein — MLPTTNELGYYEIRLESIGGLGANVAGKILAEAGVVGSGLNALNFASYGSEKKGSPVKSYIRFAPKEKQIRINSPVVQPHLVAIFHENMVNTNPVTQGLGKDGIVILNTSKSVDEARDFLKLASGTVATVDAIRIALEVKTRINMVMLGAIVRMLGFISLDSVKEIVKQTFEKKYPQTIASNMAGLEAGYNQVEFKFFEYDGKYQYVEYQEERRPMGYKNAPIGGTIVEYANTITKNNITSRIGKIPVFIKEKCINCGLCETTCPDYVFVWDRIVENGKPKMINIGLDYQYCKGCLRCVDICPTGALIEGIEREYDMEKISAKHDFDIYEKWYKDGEKR; from the coding sequence ATGTTACCTACCACGAACGAGCTCGGATATTACGAAATTCGACTTGAAAGTATTGGCGGACTTGGTGCAAATGTTGCGGGCAAGATTTTGGCTGAGGCAGGTGTTGTTGGAAGTGGACTGAATGCCTTAAATTTTGCAAGTTATGGCTCTGAAAAGAAGGGTTCACCAGTAAAGTCGTATATAAGATTTGCTCCAAAGGAAAAGCAGATAAGAATTAATTCGCCTGTTGTTCAGCCTCATTTGGTTGCTATATTTCACGAGAATATGGTAAATACAAATCCTGTCACACAAGGACTTGGAAAAGATGGAATAGTTATCCTGAATACAAGCAAGAGCGTGGATGAGGCTCGAGATTTTTTAAAACTTGCAAGTGGCACGGTGGCAACAGTGGATGCAATAAGGATTGCCCTTGAAGTTAAAACAAGGATTAACATGGTTATGCTTGGGGCAATTGTAAGAATGCTTGGATTTATCAGCTTAGATAGCGTGAAAGAGATTGTTAAACAAACTTTTGAGAAAAAATATCCACAGACAATTGCGTCCAACATGGCGGGTCTTGAAGCTGGATATAACCAGGTAGAATTTAAGTTTTTTGAATATGATGGTAAATACCAATACGTAGAGTACCAGGAAGAAAGAAGGCCTATGGGATATAAAAACGCTCCAATTGGAGGAACTATTGTAGAGTATGCAAACACAATAACAAAGAACAATATAACCAGCAGGATTGGGAAAATTCCTGTGTTTATAAAGGAGAAATGTATAAACTGCGGTCTTTGTGAGACTACATGCCCTGACTATGTGTTTGTTTGGGATAGGATAGTCGAAAATGGAAAGCCCAAAATGATAAATATAGGATTAGATTATCAGTATTGCAAAGGATGTTTAAGATGTGTTGATATTTGTCCTACAGGTGCACTTATTGAGGGAATTGAAAGGGAATATGACATGGAAAAGATCTCTGCAAAACATGATTTTGATATATACGAAAAGTGGTATAAGGATGGTGAGAAGAGATGA
- a CDS encoding CCA tRNA nucleotidyltransferase, producing the protein MIQLKNEPMKVIRILNQHGFKAYLVGGCLRDYLLSKEPQDFDIATDAKPEDVIHLFEKTIPTGIKHGTVTVIINGVKIEVTTFRVEKEYENHRWPKVEFTNSLFEDLRRRDFTINAMAYHPDEGLIDYFGGIEDLKNKIVRCVGNPHERFFEDALRILRCIRFATQLSFVIDNETFEALKSLKDLLKKISKERINIELSKTLESKNSSYGLELLYESSVGSVIIPEFLQIYLYLSQVEFDFIPTKFKVPAFFACLKDNTLIEKLMRDLKFDRRNISLAIKLCNYLKRHYNTEELIKRIFFEEEENVEDIIFTMSILKNDTKITETFDILKKQNRLIRKKDVKINGNDLLKLGLKGKEIGKTLNLIYEYILKNPEKNNKDEILNYVNFYLQEGKN; encoded by the coding sequence ATGATTCAGCTCAAAAACGAGCCGATGAAGGTAATTAGGATACTAAATCAGCATGGATTCAAAGCATATTTGGTTGGTGGATGTCTAAGAGATTATCTGCTGTCAAAAGAACCTCAGGATTTTGACATTGCAACAGATGCAAAACCTGAAGATGTAATTCATCTTTTTGAAAAGACCATTCCAACAGGTATAAAACATGGAACGGTAACAGTGATTATAAATGGAGTCAAGATAGAAGTAACAACTTTTAGAGTCGAAAAGGAATATGAAAACCACAGATGGCCAAAAGTAGAGTTTACAAACAGTCTTTTTGAAGACCTCAGAAGAAGGGATTTTACTATAAATGCCATGGCATATCATCCGGATGAAGGACTTATAGATTATTTCGGTGGAATTGAGGACTTGAAAAATAAAATTGTCAGGTGTGTTGGCAATCCACACGAAAGATTTTTTGAAGATGCACTGAGAATTTTGAGGTGTATAAGGTTTGCAACGCAGCTAAGTTTTGTCATAGATAATGAAACTTTTGAGGCACTAAAAAGCCTAAAAGATCTTTTGAAAAAAATCTCAAAGGAAAGAATAAATATAGAATTATCAAAGACTTTGGAAAGCAAAAATTCTTCTTACGGACTTGAACTTCTTTATGAAAGCAGTGTGGGCAGTGTTATAATTCCTGAATTTTTGCAAATATACCTTTATTTAAGCCAAGTAGAGTTTGATTTTATTCCTACAAAGTTCAAAGTTCCTGCCTTTTTTGCCTGCTTGAAAGATAATACATTAATTGAGAAACTAATGAGAGATTTGAAGTTTGATAGAAGAAACATCTCTTTAGCTATAAAATTATGTAATTATTTGAAAAGGCATTACAATACAGAGGAACTAATAAAGAGAATCTTTTTTGAGGAAGAGGAAAATGTCGAAGATATAATTTTTACCATGTCGATATTAAAAAATGATACCAAGATAACAGAAACATTCGATATTTTAAAAAAACAGAACAGGCTTATTAGGAAAAAAGATGTAAAGATTAACGGGAATGATTTGTTGAAATTGGGTTTAAAAGGCAAAGAAATAGGTAAAACCTTAAACCTGATATATGAATATATTTTAAAAAATCCTGAAAAAAATAATAAGGACGAGATATTAAACTATGTTAATTTTTATCTTCAAGAGGGTAAAAATTGA
- a CDS encoding histidinol-phosphatase HisJ family protein — protein MFDYHIHSNFSSDSNMSMEDAVKKAIELNLDEIAFTDHMDLLYPSVSYPVWDINYEDYMNEFYSIKEKYSNKIKIKLGSEVGLQPHSIEKSLEILNSYSFDFVIASTHVVDFQDLADGVFYQEKAKQQAYIRYFEETLNLIKSFDKFCVYGHLDIVKRYGDYENKDLDKEEYWDLIDEILKLLILKGKGIEVNTSGFRYGLGMPHPEYKIIKRFYELGGEIITLGSDAHSTEYIAYMFSYTVDMLKSIGFKYLTKFENLEPIFVKI, from the coding sequence ATGTTTGACTACCACATTCATTCTAACTTTTCATCAGACTCAAATATGAGTATGGAAGACGCTGTAAAAAAAGCTATAGAACTCAACCTTGACGAGATAGCTTTTACAGACCACATGGACCTTTTATACCCGTCAGTTTCATACCCTGTTTGGGATATTAACTATGAAGATTACATGAATGAATTTTATTCTATCAAAGAAAAATACAGCAACAAGATAAAAATTAAACTCGGTAGCGAGGTTGGACTGCAACCACATTCTATAGAAAAAAGTTTAGAGATTCTAAACAGCTATTCCTTTGACTTTGTAATTGCCTCAACCCATGTTGTAGACTTTCAAGATTTGGCAGATGGTGTTTTCTATCAGGAAAAAGCAAAACAGCAGGCTTATATAAGATACTTTGAAGAAACATTAAATCTCATCAAAAGCTTTGACAAATTTTGTGTATATGGTCATCTTGACATTGTCAAACGATATGGAGATTATGAGAACAAAGATTTAGATAAAGAAGAGTATTGGGATTTGATAGATGAGATATTAAAACTGCTTATTCTTAAAGGAAAAGGAATTGAAGTTAATACCTCTGGTTTTAGATATGGTCTTGGAATGCCACATCCAGAATATAAAATTATAAAACGATTTTATGAATTGGGTGGAGAAATAATTACGCTTGGATCAGATGCCCACTCTACAGAATACATTGCATATATGTTCAGCTATACGGTTGATATGCTAAAGAGTATTGGTTTTAAATATTTAACAAAATTTGAAAATCTTGAACCAATATTTGTAAAAATATAA
- a CDS encoding ABC transporter permease, whose protein sequence is MMTFKAYLKKEFLEGIRQYKYIALATGIILFSILDPVMLKLLPSFVSNKIPANLIHQLFEFKPKDALANYIKDLFQIGTLFIIFTAAGSINEEVYSQKIVFPLTKGASKSQIVMAKFLHFSAAVCLFLIVGLFLDQYYANLLFEGQKIAVSDIVPVYFLLCIYYLFVISLTLLLSSFTKKNISAGILACTVAYSTALLSQFEKLKKFSPYNLILLTNNFGLQDAKTTLVITILLTVLFLVTTVFRFNNLEIN, encoded by the coding sequence ATGATGACATTTAAAGCATATCTTAAAAAAGAATTCCTTGAAGGGATAAGACAGTACAAATACATTGCTCTTGCAACCGGTATAATATTGTTCTCTATATTAGATCCAGTAATGTTAAAGCTCCTTCCATCTTTTGTTAGCAACAAGATTCCTGCCAATTTAATACACCAGCTATTTGAGTTTAAACCCAAAGACGCATTGGCAAATTATATCAAAGATCTTTTCCAGATTGGTACGCTATTTATAATATTCACTGCTGCAGGCAGTATAAATGAGGAAGTATATTCTCAAAAAATAGTTTTTCCTCTTACAAAAGGTGCAAGTAAATCTCAAATTGTTATGGCAAAGTTTCTACATTTTTCTGCTGCAGTTTGCTTGTTCTTGATTGTAGGGTTGTTTTTAGACCAATATTACGCCAATCTTCTTTTTGAAGGACAAAAAATTGCTGTCTCTGACATAGTTCCTGTTTACTTTCTTTTGTGTATTTACTACCTGTTTGTAATTTCGCTCACATTACTTCTTAGCAGCTTTACAAAGAAAAATATCTCAGCTGGAATTTTGGCATGTACAGTTGCATATTCTACTGCTCTACTCTCTCAGTTTGAAAAACTTAAGAAGTTCAGCCCATATAATTTGATTTTGCTTACAAATAATTTTGGCTTACAAGATGCAAAAACAACGCTGGTTATTACCATTCTGCTGACTGTTCTATTTTTAGTGACAACCGTTTTTCGATTTAATAATTTAGAAATAAATTGA
- the mnmA gene encoding tRNA 2-thiouridine(34) synthase MnmA, with product MKKKVLVAMSGGVDSSVAAAILKEEGYEVYGATMQIWQTETEDELIREKSCCSLTAVDDARRVAHILDIPYYVFNMKEDFKKEVINYFIDEYIKGRTPNPCIMCNRKIKFELFLKRAMVLGMDYIATGHYAIIEYDNTLCRYLLKRSKAREKDQTYVLYNMTQEMLSKTIFPLGRFSKDEVRKLAEKFKLPVAKKPDSQEICFIPDNDYGSFIEKETGINDEGVYVDTEGNILGKSKAYYNYTIGQRKGLGISTGKRMYVVDIKPEENKVVLGEEDKVFSDGLIASDLNFILFDKLESELEVTAKIRYTAKETKTKVIPVQNNKVLVKFYEKQRAITPGQSVVFYSGDIVVGGGIIEKAL from the coding sequence TTGAAGAAAAAAGTCCTGGTTGCTATGAGTGGAGGTGTAGATTCTTCTGTTGCAGCTGCAATATTAAAAGAAGAAGGATATGAAGTATATGGTGCAACGATGCAGATTTGGCAAACCGAAACTGAGGATGAATTAATTCGCGAAAAGAGCTGTTGTTCTCTTACTGCTGTTGACGATGCACGAAGGGTAGCTCATATTCTTGACATACCATATTATGTCTTTAATATGAAAGAAGATTTTAAAAAAGAGGTTATAAACTACTTTATCGACGAATATATAAAAGGCAGAACGCCAAATCCTTGCATTATGTGCAACAGGAAAATCAAGTTTGAGCTTTTTTTAAAAAGGGCAATGGTGCTTGGCATGGATTACATTGCAACAGGTCATTATGCAATAATTGAATATGACAATACTCTATGTAGGTATCTTCTAAAAAGGTCGAAAGCGAGAGAAAAGGACCAAACTTATGTGCTTTACAATATGACCCAGGAGATGCTTTCTAAAACAATTTTCCCACTTGGTAGATTTTCCAAAGATGAGGTTAGAAAGCTTGCAGAGAAATTTAAGCTTCCTGTTGCGAAAAAACCTGACTCACAGGAAATATGTTTTATTCCAGATAATGACTATGGGAGCTTTATTGAAAAAGAGACAGGAATAAATGATGAAGGGGTGTATGTTGACACAGAGGGAAATATACTTGGCAAGAGCAAAGCGTATTACAATTACACCATCGGTCAAAGAAAAGGACTTGGCATATCTACCGGGAAAAGGATGTATGTAGTTGATATAAAACCTGAGGAGAACAAAGTTGTTTTGGGAGAAGAAGACAAAGTATTTTCGGATGGTTTAATTGCTTCTGATTTGAACTTTATACTATTTGATAAATTGGAATCTGAGTTAGAAGTGACAGCAAAGATACGATATACTGCAAAAGAGACAAAGACAAAAGTTATACCTGTGCAGAATAATAAAGTCTTGGTTAAGTTTTATGAAAAGCAGCGTGCAATAACACCAGGGCAGTCTGTTGTGTTCTATAGCGGCGATATTGTTGTTGGTGGCGGAATAATAGAAAAAGCCCTCTGA
- a CDS encoding RrF2 family transcriptional regulator, producing the protein MFRLSTKGRYGVRAMFDLALHYDEGLVSLKSIAERQEISEHYLEQLIAALKKAGLVKSIRGAQGGYMLSREPSKITIGEILRALEGSLSPSECIDDIEKVDCPRAEFCVTRKVWEKVKEAIENVVDSVTLQNLVDDYKKMTADESYMFYI; encoded by the coding sequence ATGTTCAGGTTATCTACAAAGGGAAGATATGGTGTCAGAGCAATGTTTGATTTAGCGCTTCACTATGATGAAGGGCTTGTATCTTTGAAGAGCATAGCAGAGCGTCAGGAGATTTCTGAGCATTATTTGGAGCAGCTCATTGCTGCCTTGAAAAAAGCAGGACTTGTCAAGAGTATAAGAGGTGCTCAGGGTGGCTATATGCTTTCAAGAGAGCCTTCAAAAATTACTATTGGTGAGATTTTAAGAGCTCTTGAGGGGTCACTTTCGCCTTCTGAATGTATAGATGATATAGAAAAGGTTGACTGTCCAAGAGCAGAGTTTTGTGTTACCAGAAAGGTTTGGGAAAAGGTCAAAGAAGCAATAGAAAACGTTGTGGACTCTGTCACACTCCAAAATTTGGTTGATGATTATAAAAAGATGACAGCAGATGAGTCATACATGTTTTATATTTAA
- the rplQ gene encoding 50S ribosomal protein L17 has product MNKLRKLKRDIDHRQALMRNLATSLFKHGRIMTTEAKAKDLRRIAEKLITIAKKGDLASYRRVLGYLYEEDVAYDLFQKIAPRYQGRNGGYTRIIKVGPRKGDGAMMVYIELV; this is encoded by the coding sequence ATGAACAAATTAAGAAAACTCAAACGCGATATAGACCACAGACAGGCGCTTATGAGAAACTTGGCAACATCTTTGTTCAAGCATGGTAGAATAATGACAACAGAAGCAAAGGCAAAGGATTTGAGAAGAATAGCTGAAAAGCTTATAACCATAGCAAAAAAAGGGGATCTTGCATCATATAGAAGAGTTTTAGGGTATTTGTATGAAGAAGATGTTGCGTATGACCTGTTCCAGAAGATAGCTCCAAGATATCAAGGAAGAAATGGTGGTTATACAAGAATAATTAAGGTTGGTCCACGTAAAGGTGACGGTGCTATGATGGTCTATATAGAGCTTGTATAA
- the nifS gene encoding cysteine desulfurase NifS, whose translation MEGKIIYFDHAATTPLKKEVLDEMMPYLTEQYGNPSTIYKLGREAKKAVELARERVAKALNADIQEIYFTSGGTESDNWALKGVAFANKDKGKHIITTTIEHHAVLHPLKYLEGLGFEVTYVPVEPNGIVDPQKIKEAIRNDTILISVMLANNEIGTIQPVKEIAKIAKEKGIIIHTDAVQAVGQIPVDVKDLGVDLLSLSAHKFYGPKGVGALYIRKGTKIHPFSHGGAQERNRRAGTENVAGIVGLGKAIELATQNLSEYAAKLQKLRDKLIDGVLSKIDYVRLNGDRNQRLPNNANFSFEFIEGESLLLMLDMKGIAASSGSACTSGSLDPSHVLLAIGLEHEVAHGSLRITLGEDNTEEDIDYLLEVLPEIVSRLREMSPLYESVKKGGN comes from the coding sequence ATGGAAGGGAAAATTATTTATTTTGACCATGCAGCGACAACCCCTCTTAAAAAGGAAGTATTAGATGAGATGATGCCGTATTTGACAGAGCAGTATGGCAATCCTTCAACAATTTACAAGCTTGGAAGAGAAGCAAAAAAAGCAGTTGAGCTTGCAAGAGAAAGGGTCGCAAAGGCCTTAAATGCAGATATTCAAGAAATTTACTTTACCTCCGGTGGAACAGAATCAGATAACTGGGCATTAAAAGGAGTTGCTTTTGCAAATAAAGATAAAGGCAAGCATATTATAACAACAACCATCGAACACCATGCAGTTTTACATCCTCTAAAATATCTTGAAGGTTTAGGATTTGAAGTGACATATGTTCCTGTTGAGCCAAATGGTATTGTTGACCCTCAGAAGATAAAAGAGGCAATAAGAAATGACACTATTTTGATTTCTGTCATGCTTGCAAATAACGAAATTGGGACAATCCAGCCTGTCAAAGAGATAGCAAAGATAGCAAAGGAAAAAGGAATAATCATTCATACAGATGCTGTTCAAGCAGTTGGGCAAATTCCTGTTGATGTAAAAGATTTGGGTGTCGACCTTTTATCACTTTCTGCTCATAAATTCTATGGTCCAAAAGGTGTTGGTGCACTTTATATCAGAAAAGGGACAAAGATTCATCCATTTTCGCATGGTGGTGCACAGGAGAGAAATAGGCGTGCTGGGACAGAGAATGTAGCAGGGATTGTTGGACTTGGAAAGGCTATAGAGCTTGCAACTCAGAACCTTTCTGAGTATGCTGCAAAGCTTCAGAAACTGAGAGATAAGCTCATTGACGGAGTGCTGAGCAAAATTGATTATGTTCGACTCAATGGTGACAGAAATCAGAGACTTCCTAACAATGCTAATTTCTCATTTGAGTTTATTGAAGGTGAAAGCCTGCTTTTGATGCTTGACATGAAAGGAATTGCAGCATCAAGCGGGTCTGCATGCACATCAGGGTCTTTGGACCCTTCACATGTGCTTCTGGCAATTGGACTTGAACATGAGGTTGCTCATGGATCTTTGAGAATAACACTTGGTGAAGATAACACCGAAGAAGACATAGACTATCTATTAGAAGTTTTGCCTGAAATTGTTTCAAGATTAAGAGAAATGAGTCCACTTTATGAAAGCGTGAAAAAAGGGGGCAATTGA
- a CDS encoding thiamine pyrophosphate-dependent enzyme, whose product MIKPQETIFESGNEMAALAASQISYHIMGYYPITPSTQIAEELDQMRADGLHDILLIAADGEHGAAGICYGASLGGGRVFNATSANGLMYALEQLPVQSGTRFPMVLNLVTRSISGPLDIKGDHSDLMFTLNTGWIILLAKDPQRVYDMNIMAVKIGEHPDVNLPVIVAYDGFFTSHQKRVVSYFKNKEDVQEFVGKFPPKRTVAIDPDNPVTIGPYMNEPDLINNKYQLSKAMDKAYEIIPQVFEEFYKISGRKYELVEGYRMEDAEIAIFVLNSTYDTVCEAVDILRQKGIKVGVATTNVLRPWPKKEIQGLLKNVKLLAVLDRQESYGAKGGNMTIEIKATLQELEKGPKVISRIYGLGGKDFFLEDALTLFEDMNLVLEGKKEIPDFDYIGAYPGDENYVPKRYMKPIKAEWTKNIALNTRDLTAMPRRIVPGHGACPGCGIFPNLNLLLKGIEGDVVLLFHTGCGMVVTTAYPQTAFRTTYVHNLFQNGAATLSGLVEMYNQRKKRGEIPDRDLTFILVTGDGGNDIGMGPTIGAALRNHKMIIFEYDNGGYMNTGYQLSYTTPYGASTSTSHVGKAQFGKSTFHKDTPQIMAATNIPYVATVAESDPIDFVKKARKAQKIMREEGLVYIKALSACPLNWGDEPSKERRVIQAAVDCCFYPLYEIDHGKTTITYDPEKKGKKIPVIEWLSMMGRTKHLTRPEYKHIVEEFQAEVDRRWERLKARHEHPLL is encoded by the coding sequence ATGATAAAACCACAAGAGACAATCTTTGAAAGCGGGAATGAAATGGCAGCTTTGGCTGCATCACAAATAAGTTATCATATTATGGGGTACTATCCGATAACACCTTCTACCCAGATTGCTGAAGAACTTGACCAGATGCGAGCAGATGGACTTCATGATATTTTATTGATTGCGGCAGACGGTGAACATGGTGCCGCAGGGATCTGTTACGGCGCTTCTTTGGGCGGTGGTAGAGTTTTTAATGCAACAAGTGCAAATGGGCTTATGTATGCTTTAGAGCAGCTTCCCGTCCAATCTGGAACAAGATTTCCAATGGTATTAAATCTTGTTACACGTTCAATTTCTGGACCTCTTGACATAAAAGGTGACCATAGCGATTTGATGTTCACATTAAATACCGGCTGGATAATACTTCTTGCCAAAGACCCACAAAGAGTTTACGATATGAATATAATGGCGGTAAAGATTGGTGAACATCCTGATGTAAATCTTCCTGTAATTGTTGCATATGACGGATTTTTTACAAGCCATCAAAAGAGGGTTGTGAGCTATTTTAAGAATAAAGAAGATGTTCAAGAGTTTGTTGGAAAGTTCCCGCCAAAGCGAACCGTTGCAATAGATCCTGACAACCCTGTTACAATTGGACCTTATATGAATGAACCCGACCTTATAAACAACAAATATCAACTCAGCAAGGCAATGGATAAAGCGTATGAAATAATTCCACAAGTATTCGAGGAATTTTATAAGATTAGCGGTAGAAAATATGAGCTGGTTGAAGGATATAGAATGGAAGATGCAGAAATAGCTATATTTGTCTTGAATTCCACTTATGATACCGTATGTGAAGCTGTTGACATTTTGAGACAGAAAGGTATAAAAGTTGGCGTTGCAACAACAAACGTGCTAAGACCATGGCCAAAAAAAGAAATCCAAGGGCTTTTGAAAAATGTAAAGCTTCTTGCAGTGTTAGACAGGCAAGAAAGCTACGGTGCAAAAGGTGGCAATATGACAATTGAAATCAAAGCAACACTTCAAGAGCTTGAAAAAGGTCCAAAAGTAATCAGCAGAATCTATGGACTTGGTGGCAAGGACTTTTTCCTTGAAGATGCTCTGACTCTCTTTGAAGATATGAACCTTGTGCTGGAAGGCAAAAAAGAAATACCAGATTTTGATTATATCGGAGCATATCCGGGAGATGAAAATTATGTTCCTAAAAGGTATATGAAACCTATAAAAGCAGAATGGACTAAGAACATTGCGCTAAACACACGTGATTTGACAGCAATGCCAAGACGAATTGTTCCTGGCCATGGCGCATGTCCTGGCTGTGGTATATTCCCTAACTTGAATCTTCTTTTGAAAGGGATTGAAGGTGATGTAGTGCTTCTTTTCCATACAGGTTGTGGCATGGTTGTAACTACAGCTTATCCTCAAACAGCTTTCAGGACAACTTATGTGCACAACCTTTTCCAAAATGGTGCAGCAACACTATCTGGACTTGTTGAGATGTACAACCAGAGAAAGAAGAGAGGAGAAATTCCTGACAGGGACCTGACATTTATCCTTGTGACAGGTGATGGTGGAAATGACATAGGGATGGGTCCTACAATTGGTGCTGCGCTGAGAAACCACAAGATGATTATATTTGAGTACGACAATGGGGGCTACATGAATACAGGGTACCAGCTTTCGTACACCACGCCTTACGGAGCATCTACATCAACTTCACATGTCGGGAAAGCTCAGTTTGGAAAATCGACTTTCCATAAAGACACTCCTCAGATAATGGCGGCTACAAATATTCCATACGTTGCCACGGTGGCAGAATCTGATCCTATTGATTTTGTCAAAAAAGCAAGAAAAGCTCAGAAAATCATGAGAGAAGAAGGGCTTGTATATATCAAGGCACTGTCAGCTTGCCCGCTTAACTGGGGTGATGAACCATCGAAAGAGAGAAGAGTTATTCAGGCGGCTGTTGATTGTTGTTTCTACCCGCTTTATGAGATTGACCATGGCAAAACCACTATAACATATGACCCTGAGAAAAAAGGCAAGAAAATCCCTGTTATTGAATGGCTTTCAATGATGGGAAGAACTAAACACCTTACACGACCAGAGTACAAACATATCGTTGAAGAATTCCAAGCGGAAGTTGATAGAAGATGGGAAAGACTGAAAGCAAGACATGAACATCCTCTCTTGTAA
- a CDS encoding ABC transporter ATP-binding protein, protein MISLLKVINLHKSFGNVKALKGISFEVKPATVHGFLGPNGAGKTTTMKILSGLISFDKGTILFENLNFKTSKSEIVRQIGYLPQNPTFYGYLTPVEYLSLIGQICNFESRTIKKRTEEVLEIVKLSNVSKRKISTFSGGMLQRLGIAVAIFNRPKLLLLDEPTASLDPEGRAEVLEHIKSLKEEGITVFFSTHILSDVERICDHVSILHEGKVIVSDSLENLQKRYIRPVFCVEFESIPDKLEEKLSQFPYIRKIDIDNYGKVSIYVNNVEIAKRELIKVLAQIDKPILSFYLKKPSLEDIFIRVVDKNDDI, encoded by the coding sequence GTGATTAGTTTGCTGAAAGTGATAAATCTTCATAAAAGCTTTGGAAATGTAAAAGCTTTAAAAGGCATATCATTTGAAGTAAAACCTGCTACTGTTCATGGCTTTCTTGGACCAAATGGAGCAGGTAAGACAACCACAATGAAAATTCTTTCTGGACTAATTAGTTTTGATAAAGGAACAATCTTATTTGAAAACCTTAATTTTAAAACAAGCAAAAGTGAAATAGTGAGGCAAATTGGATATCTCCCACAAAATCCTACATTCTATGGTTATCTGACACCAGTTGAGTATTTAAGCTTAATAGGACAAATTTGTAATTTTGAAAGTAGAACTATTAAAAAGAGGACTGAAGAAGTTCTTGAGATTGTAAAACTTTCAAACGTTTCTAAAAGAAAAATCTCAACTTTTTCGGGCGGAATGCTTCAAAGACTTGGAATAGCTGTCGCAATATTTAATAGGCCTAAACTATTGCTTCTTGATGAACCAACCGCTTCTTTAGACCCAGAAGGAAGAGCTGAAGTGTTAGAACATATAAAATCTTTGAAAGAAGAAGGAATCACTGTTTTCTTCTCAACACATATATTGAGCGATGTAGAGAGAATATGCGACCATGTCTCTATATTACATGAAGGCAAAGTAATTGTCAGTGACAGTTTAGAAAACCTTCAAAAGCGATACATACGTCCTGTTTTTTGTGTTGAGTTTGAAAGTATCCCTGATAAGCTGGAAGAAAAATTGTCTCAGTTTCCTTATATTCGAAAAATCGATATTGACAACTATGGGAAAGTCTCAATTTATGTTAACAATGTTGAAATAGCAAAAAGAGAGTTAATAAAAGTACTGGCACAGATAGATAAACCCATTTTATCCTTTTATTTAAAAAAGCCCTCGCTGGAAGATATCTTCATAAGGGTGGTAGATAAAAATGATGACATTTAA